Proteins encoded within one genomic window of Vanrija pseudolonga chromosome 3, complete sequence:
- the Wdr5 gene encoding WD repeat-containing protein 5, which translates to MVDTTTTMTTSDAGPSRRAEISPDSVTLGSRAEKEINLLIADYLSDRHPRLADLLATEIGPVRDAAVRGEIEGVERAILDGDFGALEPLLASPGLLGPQTQKAFLYMCWRQQFLEFVDNRESQKAFNLLQKRLKPLEHYQPVPYDFYSLAYLCSASTVHDAPGFRDWAGPGPERERLVGMWRELTDAESKSADSTEPATTPPVPRDRLVTLLRQAAAWQIQASGARSRGPWGVTSLLTDYSRPSVPSRLERLITGHTANVKCVDFVGEASGLGVSGSSDATLHIFSIDDGATRRVLAGHQSRIWDVASTQNGRFLASGSGDGTVRIWSASTGECASVLTAIGGDVYSVRWQPGREDHVVSACYDKILRAWDVETGKLIRTFSGHAQSTLAVAFDSTGKVIASGSKDKHIRLWDAVGGVCVQTMTTHLGEVTSVEFDHEGKYLLAACKDNSNRLWDLRMQRNIYRYTGHQNTSKNIIRAGFASPSSSLIASGSEDGLVYLWEREGSQGGEESMRTSSSASPALSPPLYQAQPQLSLVSPSPATIQSRGGGGAYNHPPNSAAYYPPRVPSRSTISASGTPAPTTVRPLKSPAGHGPGAVFDVRAQAGLLLSAGEDGSVGVWGDDE; encoded by the exons ATGgtcgacacgacgacgacgatgacgacgagcgacgccggcccGTCGAG GCGGGCCGAGATCTCGCCCGACAGCGTGACGCTGGGCAGTCGAGCGGAGAAG GAAATCAAcctcctcatcgccgacTACCTGTCCGACCGGCATCCCCGCCTCGCGGACCTGCTGGCTACGGAGATTGGGCCGGTGCGGGACGCTGCGGTGCGGGGCGAGATTGAGGGCGTGGAGCGCGCGATTCTGG ACGGCGACTTCGGCGCCCTGGAACCGCTCCTCGCGTCCCCTGGTCTGCTGGGCCCGCAGACGCAAAAGGCGTTCCTGTACATGTGCTGGCGGCAGCAGTTTCTCGAGTTTGTGGATAACC GCGAATCCCAGAAAGCCTTCAACCTCCTCCAGAAGCGCCTGAAACCCCTCGAGCACTACCAGCCTGTCCCGTACGACTTCTACTCGCTCGCGTACCTCTGCTCCGCATCGACAGTACACGATGCCCCAGGCTTCCGCGACTGGGCTGGGCCAGGcccggagcgcgagcgcctcgttgGCATGTGGCGcgagctcaccgacgccgagagcaagagcgccgactcgaccgagccggcgacgacgccgcccgtCCCGCGCGACCGGCTCGTCACACTCCTCCGCCAGGCGGCTGCGTGGCAGATCCAGGCGTCTGGCGCGCGGAGCAGAGGCCCGTGGGGCGTCACTTCGCTGCTCACCGACTACTCGCGCCCGTCGGTCCccagccgcctcgagcgtctAATCACGGGCCACACTGCGAATGTCAAGTgcgtcgactttgtcggcgaggcgagcggaCTCGGCGTGTCGGGGAGCAGCGACGCAACACTGCACATCTTCTcgatcgacgacggcgccacgcgccgcgtgctcgctgGCCACCAGTCGCGGATATGGGACGTGGCGTCGACGCAGAACGGCAGGTTCCTCGCGTCAGGCTCGGGAGACGGCACGGTGCGTATCTGGTCGGCAAGCACCGGCGAGTGCGCGAGCGTCCTCACCGCCATCGGAGGCGACGTCTACTCTGTCCGCTGGCAGCCCGGGCGCGAGGACCACGTCGTGTCGGCGTGCTACGACAAGATTCTCAGAGCATGGGACGTCGAGACCGGCAAACTGATTCGCACATTCTCCGGCCATGCCCAAAGCACCCTCGCGGTTGCGTTTGATTCCACCGGCAAGGTGATTGCTTCGGG ATCCAAGGACAAGCATATTCGGCTCTGGGATGCCGTTGGCGGTGTCTGCGTCCAAACAATGACAACTCATCTGGGCGAGGTAACGTCGGTAGAGTTCGATCACGAAGGAAAGTACCTCCTAGCCGCATGCAAGGACAACTCGAACCGGTTGTGGGACCTGCGCATG CAACGTAACATTTACAGGTACACTGGTCACCAAAACACGTCGAAAAACATTATCCGGGCGGGTttcgcctcgccgtcatcgagCCTCATTGCGAGCGGTTCCGAAGATGGCCTAGTGTATCTCTGGGAGCGCGAGGGCTCccagggcggcgaggagagcaTGCGGACGTCGTCTAGCGCCTCGCCTGCGCTATCGCCTCCACTGTACCAGGCGCAGCCACAGTTATCGCTCGTGTCCCCTTCACCAGCGACTATCCagagccgaggaggcggcggcgcctacAACCACCCGCCAAACTCTGCGGCCTATTATCCGCCACGTGTTCCATCGCGGTCAACAATCTCCGCTTCTGGGACACCAGCACCAACAACGGTTCGGCCGCTCAAGTCGCCCGCAGGGCAcggccccggcgccgtgTTTGACGTGCGGGCCCAGGCtgggctgctgctctcgGCAGGCGAGGACGGGTCCGTCGGGGTATGGGGTGATGACGAGTAG
- the Pxn_1 gene encoding Paxillin, whose amino-acid sequence MSLLAPRMLGADPERASVVLPTVKCSSCNQSIPLNYLGEHTCAAMPAAVPVPNRGGPAAQQPASPFFPSQSPVLPSSPSLNRPGAPTTLGNRPGFGLPIGHVVPPRFAGDYPADVPHSAVSDASTGRWPAHDAPPSRMPHAESITVQLPDTTSGGGAGMAGVGRRAFAAAAAWNGVPGGHEQRPSLSIPEPPHQRTSPSNSPTAVFSSSPLAGPSTVRHTPSPNAGMRHTPQRSPSGGREPVIMPKGPLANRPLPQRKQSLDESYALNSPELRSASALSSRSAADAGTSPNFGGRGPSPFDHRQRSPVEQKRSPEWPTVEPKRSPVERTEPSPFFDKYRQIMGSKSDQSHLYSNRAPMDDLDDAHSLDGSSEEPSALPWATPISPDLASKHTDRFEHHRYPTDGSIGSTTSSSTSCGPSGDHRGGGSSGHENELVMTPSQSWEGLVDRITNVALDGQGKPPPAYGEATGLGINDVSLQNSNNLEQIGEEEEDDDWYHAANRRASTARRVPRSSSQSTVTLGSSPPSGTAAAAHAAPSGATHARTRSKTIGDAARPPKGSSPDMPPVPLSTSPAASSRPKRACARCGDPVGGVRRFVERDGVVLCEADWKKMYLPACRRCRQPIEKSAVSSSDGQLKGKWHRSCFTCTRCDKPFDGEEFYVHDGRPWCQFHYAEENGTLCAAAACRKPIEGPCILAPAAHADAHDQRFHPGHLRCDHRGGVSGAQTCRESMAEYYDVAGGRYCERHAGEAVRRAAAGAVNVRSEKRRTRLVDLPRGTLARP is encoded by the coding sequence ATGTCCCTCCTTGCGCCGCGCATGCTCGGCGCAGACCCAGAACGAGCCTCGGTCGTCCTGCCAACAGTCAAATGCTCGTCCTGCAACCAGAGCATTCCTCTCAACTACCTTGGCGAGCACACTTGTGCCGCTATGCCCGCCGCGGTCCCCGTCCCCAACCGCGGCGGACCCGCGGCTCAgcagcccgccagccccTTCTTCCCTTCCCAATCTCCCGTCCTCCCatcctctccctctctcaACCGACCAGGAGCACCGACGACACTCGGTAACCGCCCAGGATTCGGTTTGCCTATCGGGCACGTCGTTCCCCCACGCTTCGCCGGCGACTACCCCGCCGATGTGCCACACAGCGCCGTCTCTGACGCGTCCACCGGCCGATGGCCGGCACATGACGCCCCGCCATCACGCATGCCACACGCCGAGTCGATCACTGTGCAGCTCCCAGATACAACGAGCGGCGGTGGAGCGGGGATGGCGGGCGTTGGGCGTCGCGCAttcgcggccgccgctgcctggAACGGAGTGCCAGGTGGCCACGAACAGCGCCCATCGCTTTCGATCCCAGAGCCACCTCACCAGCGCACATCACCCTCCAACTCGCCGACAGCTGTCTTCTCCAGCTCTCCACTTGCCGGACCGTCGACAGTCCGCCACACGCCATCGCCAAACGCAGGCATGCGTCACACTCCCCAACGCTCGCCCtctggcggccgcgagcccGTTATCATGCCAAAGGGCCCCCTGGCGAATCGCCCCCTGCCCCAGCGCAAGCAGTCTCTGGATGAGAGCTATGCCCTCAACTCGCCAGAGTTGCGCTCTGCTTCTGCCTTGTCGAGCCGCAGTGCAGCGGACGCCGGGACATCGCCCAACTTTGGCGGCCGTGGACCTTCGCCGTTCGACCACCGGCAGCGTTCTCCGGTTGAACAGAAGCGGTCACCCGAGTGGCCTACTGTTGAGCCAAAGCGGTCGCCCGTCGAGCGGACAGAACCCAGCCCGTTCTTCGACAAGTACCGACAGATCATGGGGAGCAAGAGCGACCAGTCGCACTTGTACTCCAACCGTGCGCCTATGgatgacctcgacgacgcccacAGCCTTGATGGAAGCTCCGAGGAGCCGTCTGCGCTCCCATGGGCCACACCGATTTCGCCCGACCTCGCGTCAAAGCACACCGACCGCTTCGAGCATCACAGGTACCCGACTGATGGCAGCATTGGgtccacgacgtcgagctcgacatcgTGTGGTCCTTCAGGCGACCACCGCGGTGGCGGGTCGTCAGGGCACGAAAACGAGCTCGTCATGACACCCAGCCAGAGCTGGGAGGGCCTCGTGGACCGCATCACCAATGTTGCGCTCGACGGCCAGGGCAAGCCGCCTCCTGCTTATGGTGAGGCGACTGGCCTCGGTATCAACGACGTCAGCCTGCAGAACAGCAACAACCTCGAGCAGattggcgaggaggaagaggacgatgACTGGTACCATGCGGCCAACCGCCGTGCTTCCACTGCCCGTCGCGTACCCCGCTCTAGCTCGCAATCGACCGTCACCCTCGGGTCGTCTCCTCCcagcggcacggcggcggcggcccacgCTGCTCCGTCTGGTGCGACCCACGCCCGGACCCGGAGCAAGACgatcggcgacgccgcccgtcCACCAAAGGGATCGTCGCCTGACATGCCGCCCGTCCCCCTCAGCACATCGCCTGCGGCTTCTTCTCGCCCCAAGCGTGCCTGTGCCCGGTGCGGCGACCCAGTTGGTGGCGTCCGCCGCtttgtcgagcgcgacggtgTCGTCCTCTGCGAGGCGGACTGGAAGAAGATGTACCTCCCCGCctgccggcggtgccgccaGCCCATCGAGAAGAGCGCAGTCAGCTCGTCTGATGGCCAGCTCAAGGGAAAGTGGCACCGCTCGTGCTTTACGTGCACACGGTGCGACAAGCCTTTCGACGGCGAAGAGTTCTACGTGCACGATGGTCGTCCGTGGTGCCAGTTCCACTATGCCGAGGAGAATGGCACGCtgtgcgccgctgcggcctgCCGCAAGCCGATCGAGGGCCCGTGTATCCTCGCACctgccgcccacgccgacgcgcacgaccaGCGCTTCCATCCCGGCCACCTGCGCTGCGACCACCGCGGCGGGGTATCTGGTGCTCAGACGTGCCGTGAGAGCATGGCCGAGTACTATGACGTCGCTGGCGGAAGGTATTGTgagcggcacgccggcgaaGCGGTGCGCCGTGCGGCTGCCGGAGCTGTCAATGTGCGCTCTGAAAAGCGCCGTACGCGGCTAGTCGACCTGCCACGCGGCACGCTTGCTAGGCCATAA
- the vrdA_0 gene encoding Versiconal hemiacetal acetate reductase: MSTNDDRKLPYVRLGNSGLKVSKLILSSKVSPWLLDEEESIEHIKYAYSRGLNTFDTANAYAGGLSEIVLGKALKALGAPRESVVVLTKVFFPVASPLGQPSEEETAALVNQHGLGRKHIFASIKESLERLQLEYVDVLLCHRFDYDTPIEETMQALHDVVKAGYARYIGMSSCHAWQFHQMQNYAITHNLTPFISMQNFHNACYREEEREMVPTLKLFGCGMIPWSPLQRGFLTRPVGEETKRQVNDWGFKSRLGGDGPDAAQIAINERVQAIAKARGVSMAQVAVAWSLANEFVTAPVVGTTSLAKLEDLIAGVFFKLTPEEKKSIDDAYVPRAVVSAVTSGAG, from the exons CAGCTCGAAGGTCTCGCCGTGgctccttgacgaggaggagtcGATCGAGCACATCAAGTATGCGTACTCGCGCGGTCTGAACACGTTCGA CACGGCCAACGCGTACGCTGGCGGCTTGAGCGAGAttgtcctcggcaaggctctcaaggccctcggc gCACCCCGTgagtcggtcgtcgtcctcaccaAGGTCTTCTTCCCGGTCGCCTCCCCCCTCGGGCAGCCGAGCGAGGAAGAGACCGCCGCCCTGGTCAACCAGCACGGCCTGGGCCGCAAACACATCTTTGCGAGCATCAAGGAGTCGCTTGAGCGCCTGCAGCTCGAGTacgtcgacgtcctcctgTGCCACCGCTTCGACTATGACACGCCGATCGAGGAGACGATGCAGGCGCTGCATGATGTCGTCAAGGCTGGGTATGCGCGCTACATTGGCATGTCGAGCTGCCATGCATGGCAGTTCCACCAGATGCAGA ACTACGCCATCACCCACAACCTCACGCCGTTCATCTCGATGCAAAACTTCCACAACGCGTGCtaccgcgaggaggagcgcgagatggTGCCCACGCTCAAGCTGTTCGGGTGCGGCATGATCCCGTGGTCGCCCCTGCAGCGCGGGTTCCTCACCCGCCcggtgggcgaggagacgaAGCGCCAGGTGAACGACTGGGGCTTCAAGTCCCGTCTGGGCGGGGACGGGCCGGACGCGGCGCAGATCGCCATCAACGAGCGCGTGCAGGccatcgccaaggcgcgcggGGTCAGCATGGCgcaggtcgccgtcgcgtggTCGCTTGCCAACGAGTTTGTGACTGCGCCGGTTGTCGGCACGACGagcctcgccaagctcgaaGACCTCATTGCCGGCGTGTTCTTCAAGCTTACccccgaggagaagaagagcatcgacgacgcctaCGTCCCGCGTGCGGTGGTGAGTGCTgtgacgagcggcgcgggctga